A section of the Thermomicrobiales bacterium genome encodes:
- a CDS encoding ABC transporter substrate-binding protein, whose amino-acid sequence MTIEHAFGSTTINAKQERVATVQWTNEEVLLALDIVPIGFAAANFGDDDGDGVLPWTEEKLKELGAETPVLFDETVGIDFEAVANTKPDVILAPYSGISSDDCEQLSKIAPVVAYPGRPGYSVARIDRAQQRCTRSPR is encoded by the coding sequence GTGACGATCGAGCACGCGTTCGGCAGCACCACAATCAATGCGAAGCAGGAGCGTGTGGCAACGGTGCAGTGGACCAACGAGGAAGTCCTGCTCGCGCTGGACATTGTCCCGATCGGGTTCGCTGCCGCGAACTTCGGCGATGACGACGGCGACGGCGTCCTACCGTGGACCGAGGAGAAGCTGAAGGAACTCGGCGCAGAGACTCCGGTTCTGTTTGATGAGACGGTCGGCATCGACTTTGAGGCTGTAGCCAACACCAAGCCAGATGTGATCCTCGCCCCCTACTCCGGCATCAGCAGCGATGACTGCGAGCAGTTGAGCAAGATCGCTCCGGTCGTGGCCTATCCTGGTCGCCCGGGGTACTCCGTGGCGCGTATCGATCGAGCTCAGCAGCGCTGCACTCGGTCGCCACGATGA